CCCGGATCCGGCCCCGATTGAAGGAGCGCATCCTGTTCATCAGCGCCGTGCTGTTCGGCCAGAACACGGTGGACCATCTCAACGCCATGGGCGCGGGTTTTCTTTCCAAGCCTTTCGACACCACTTCACTGGTGCAGGCGGTGAACCGCATCTCGGGGGCGGATTCCGCCTCGGCCTGACAGCCCTCTTCCCCACGCTTTTATTTCTCGGAAAGCCTTGACCAGCGCGCGATTCGGCGTATCTGAATCGCATGCGGCTGAAAGTCATGATTCTCGTGTCGCTGGCGGGCGCGCTCGCCACGACGGCAGTGGCGGCGCCGCCGGAAAGCGACGGCTATCTGGCGCAGCGCGTGGACATCCTCGTCTACGACGGCAGCACCGATCTGGAGGCCTCCGGGCGGTATGCGACGGTACAGCGGGAAGTTTCCCTGTTCGCCGGGTACCTCTGGCGCCACTCGCTGCGACGGCTGTCGGTCGACCCGCGCGTCACCGTGATCCACCGGCCCCTGTTTCCGGAGGAGTTCCGTGACTACGGAGCGACCTTCGGGTGGCTCATGGACCGCAGCACGCGCGTCGAGGTCGACCTCAAGGAGAGGGGATTGCGTCCCTCCTCCCTGATCCTGCTCTACGTGCCTCCGCCCGACCGGCCGCCGCGTCTGGCGGGTCGGACCTTCTTCGAAGGCGGCCACTCCTCCATCCCGCTGCGGGAAGTCTATTTCGAGGACGACGGCTTCTCGCGGCCGCTGCACCTGGTGATGGCGCACGAGTACCTGCACCAGATCGATCTCGAGTTCAGCCGGCTGAATCATCCCGCCGATTTCCTGGACCCGGACGGTGCGGGAACCTCTTCCTATCCCGCCTGCATCGATCCCGGTGGAGGCGACCTGTCGCTGCGCAGCCTGCTGCAATTCAATCGCGATTGTCAGCCCGTGCGCTGGGAGCTGCTCGCCCCCGAGCACGGCGAATGGGTGCCCCGATAGCGCCAAGGGTCACGTACCTATACTGCCCTTACAGCCGACCGGCCAGAAGACGGCCGGCGGCTGAACGGCAGCACGCAACTCTATCCCGCCCTCCGCTGCGTTGCGTCTGGCCCGTACCGGGGTACGCGGCGCATCGACGCGCCTTGCGATCCGCGCAGCTCGATCACTTTGGTGTTAACTCGACGGTGCGCAACACTCAAGAAAAACGGGCGCCGGCCGTTGATGAGCCGGCCGGCGCCCGAGACGAGCATCCGTCTCCCGGGAGGGGCCTCCGGGATACGGAGCCAGAACTTGCTAGCGGCGATCGATGACGGCCCCGGCGCGCATAGCATCGTCTTCCATCGCGTCGATGCGCGCGTCCATGATGGAGATCTGCATCTCCAGATACTGGATGGCGCCACGGCTCTTGCTGAGGTAGCCGGGCAACGGGTACCCGTTAGGCCCCTTGTCGAAGAAGGAGTAGGCCCGCTCGATCTCCGCGTTCCTCCAGTCCAGCTCCGCCTGATAAATGCTGCGCTGCTCTTCCAGGAGATCCAGCGCGATCTGGAAGGACTCGGAGTCGACGGTGACCTCCTCCTCGCGCGGCGCCGGCGCGGGCGTCGCCTTCCCCACCACCGGCACCGGCGGCAGCTTCTTGAGATCCTGGTTCGTGTAGGCCCCGGGCACGCTGAACTTGCGCAAGTCCTCGTTGGTGTACCTCTGCTGCCCGAAGGCCGCGAGCGGGACCAGGCACACCACCACCCCGATGATGATTCTCTTCATTCGATTCCTCCCAACCGGGGCCGGCCATGCGGGGCGTCTTTGCCGGGAGGGGATCCCGGCGAGCCCGCAACGCCGCGCGATCACCCGAAAGATCGGCGGCGCGTCATGGTCTCGGCCTCACGAATGTTCTTTTATATACGATGAAACAATGAAAGCGGCAACGACTTTTGCCGGCGTCGATCGAGGAAAATCCTCTGGGGACGCTGGTTTCGCAGAGTCGTCCGTGACATGATTTCTTTCCAGTGCCAATGCGACACTCGTGATAAGTCAGTGTCCATTTTCACGACACACCGTACTGGCGAGCATCGAAGCCTCTCAGGAGAACTCCGGATTCTTCAGCCCTCCGAATACGATCGACTGCTTCTCCCCTGGCTGGGGACGTTCGCCGGACTGGTGCTGGCGATCGTCTGCTTCTATCTCGAATTCCAGCGGCGCCACCCCGGATCCGATCTCGGATCGCCCGAGACGGAGGTCGAAAACTGCAGGAGGGGGGTCGAGCCGCGCCTGTGGGTCGCCCTGACCTTGCTGGCGCTGGGTTGGATCTCGCGTTACGTGGCGGATCGCTTCGGAGGCGGGTGGGCGCTCGCCGGCCACGCGCTGGCGCTCGGGGGAATCCTGGTCCTGGCGCGCGTGATGCTGTCGTGGGGCAGCCCGGAAAAGATGCGGCGGCGCGATCGGTGACGCCGACAGCGCCGGCTTACTTCTTTTCTTCCGGGGTGGGCTCCGCCGCTTCCTTAACCCCCTTGCGAAACTCCTTGATGGTGCGGCCCAGGGCGCTTCCCAGCTCGGGGAGCTTCCGGGGTCCGAAGATCAGGAGGGCGATGAGGAGGATGAGGAGGAGCTCGGGGAAACCGATGCTGGGCAAGGTGGATCTACCTCCGATGGAAATCGCCGGGAGTATATCACAGTGCCCTGCGGCGTTGCCCGCACCGCAGGGCGGGAATATAATCGCGCCTCCTTTTACAGCGCCGCATCCTCCGGAGGATCTTTGAGATCGCGATCGATGTCCCGGTTCGTCCCTGCCCTTCTCTTGGCTTTTTCTTCGACGCTGCCCTCCGCCGCCCTGGCCGCCCAGTCTCCCCGGGTTCAGACCCTGGAGAATGGCCTCAAGGTGGTCCTGCTGGAGGATCATACCGCCCCCATCGCGGCCGCGGCGGTCTGGGTGCACATCGGGGGAAAGGACGAGTCGGACAAAGTGGCCGGCTACTCCCACTTCCTGGAGCATCTGATTC
The window above is part of the Candidatus Polarisedimenticolia bacterium genome. Proteins encoded here:
- the tatA gene encoding twin-arginine translocase TatA/TatE family subunit, giving the protein MPSIGFPELLLILLIALLIFGPRKLPELGSALGRTIKEFRKGVKEAAEPTPEEKK